From the Selenomonas sp. oral taxon 920 genome, the window GTTTGGATCTGCTTCCTCACGGATGGTAATGGGAGAGAGGTTCACGCCCTGCTCGTTCGACCCCTGCAGCGAGAGAATGCAGCTGTCGCTGTCGAGGGATTTCACGGCATCCATGAGATATGAGGCGTTGAATGCGATCGTGACATCATCGCCTGTCACCTCGGCAGGGATCGTCTCCTCCGCCTCGCCGATCTCGGGGCTGTTCGACGAGATGCGCATGAGTCCCTCCTCAAACGCAAGCTTTACAATGTTGTACTGATCCGTACGCGCGATGAGAGAAGCGCGCTCGACCGCAGAGGCAAAGACTGCGGCATCGAGCGTCACACGCGTCTTGATGTTCTCCTCCTGCGGAATGACGCGCCGATAGTCTGGGAATGCTCCCTCGATGAGACGCGAGGTCATGTAGATGCTGCCCGAGGACATACTGACCTGATTGTAGGAACAGGTGACGAGAATATCCGTCGGCACATCACCTGCAATCGTACGCGTGACCTCTTCGAGGAACTTCGCCGGAATGATAACGCGGATCTGGCCGGCGTCCTCTTCGAGCGCTTCGCTCTTGACGGCGAGGCGGTGAACATTCGTCGCGGCGAACGTGACCTCCTTGCCCTCGACCTCGAGCTGACAGCCCGTAAAAATGGGACGGCGGTCGCGCTGCTCCTCACGCAGACAGGCGAATGCAGATTTCTTGACCAGACGCGCGAGTGTGCGGTCTTTGATAGTAAACTGCAGGGTTCCTTCCATACGATGCAATACAGGAAAGTCTGAAACCTCCATCGTGCGCAGCGTAAAGCGTGCCGTTCCGGATTTGATCACGGCGAGGCCGTCGCTGCTCTCGGTGTCGATTGAGACCTCCTCTGCAGGCAGTTTGCGTGCGAACTCTGTGAGATATTTACCGGGGAGTACGGCTGTACCGACGGTGTGAATCTCGGCGGGGATGGTCAGGATGAATCCAAGTTCATAGTTGGTGGACTGCAGTTCGAGCTGTCCCTCTTTTGCAGTCATGTAGATGCCTGAGAGAATGGGCGTCTGCGGCTTCGTAGAGAGGCCCTTGCTGACGATTTGCAGCGCAGAGATGAGATCGCTTCTCCCAAGTGTGATGTTCATAGTGTATCCTTTCCGTCGGCGGGAGACATGCAGGCGCTCCGCAGCCTCGTTTTTCTATTGCTTCGTGTTGTAAATAAATATAGTAGTCGTAGTAGTAGGGACTGTGGATTCGTTGAAAAGTGGGAAAACGCCCGCAAAATCGCGGGGGTCTCTGTGGATAAGTCGGGCAGAGTTATTCCTAAGTTATCCACAGTTTACACAGATGAGGAGTGGATGAAAATTTATCCACAAAACATCCACATGAAATGAGAAGGCATATGAACAGAGATGTCCACAGTCTTTTGGAAGCACGGATGATTCAGATGCCCTTGACTTGGATTGTCAGCGACTCGATGAGTGCTTTTGTGGCGCCGTCGGTGTCTGTGAGGTTCTGGATCTTCTTGTGTGCGTGAATGACTGTTGAGTGATCGCGGTTGAAGAAGCCGCCGATCGTCGGCCACGAGACATCGGTCAGCTCGTGGCAGAGGAACATCGCGATCTGGCGCGGGTAGGCGATGTCGTTGCTGCGCTTTGTGGAGCGGATGTCCTCGCTTGTGACTTTGAAGTGCGTGCAGACAATGCGCTCGATCATCTCCATAGTGATCCGCCGGCCCTTTTCGCCGCGCAGATAGTTGCCGAGTGCGGCGACGCAGGTGGTCTCGTCGATCGGCATGCGCATCATCGAGGCGTATTTGATGAGGCGCATCAGTGCCCCCTCGAGCTCGCGGATGTTGCTGTCGACGCGGCTCGCGATGTAGGCGACGACATCCTCGGGGATATCGACCTCCTCGGAGTGTGCCTTCTTCTGGAGGATTGCGACGCGCGTCTCGAACTCCGGCGGCTGGATATCCACGACGACGCCGCCCGCAAAGCGTGAGATCAGACGATCCTCGAGCCCCTTGACATCCTGCGGCTGACGATCCGAGGTCAGGATGATCTGTCTGCCGTTGTCACGCAGACGGTTGAACGTCTGGAAGAACTCCGTCTGTGTCTGCTCCTGCCCTGTGAAAAACTGGATATCGTCAATGAGGAGAACGTCAATGCTGTAGTATTTCTCGCGGAATGCGTCCATACTCTTCTCGCGGATCGAGCGGATGAATTCGTTTGTAAAGTCCGTGCTTGCAATGTACAGCACGCGCTTTTCGGGATGATCCGCGAGGATCTTGTGTCCGACCGCATGCATGAGATGGGTCTTGCCGAGTCCCACGCCGCCGTAAATGAAGAGCGGATTGTGCGCAGACTTCCCCGGCGCGTCCGCGACCGCCTTTGCCATCGAGTACGAGAACTGGTTCGAGCGTCCCATGACGAACGCATCGAAGGTGTACTTTGGATTCAGCGTTGTGGCATCGTCCGGTGCCGCTGCGTTCGTATCGCCTGCGGACGTGAGCGGGAGACTGCCCTGCGTGGGGGATGCAGACTGCTCCTCCACTGCGGGATATTCGGCGGGGGCATCCTCTGCTGCGCTGTTCTCTGCAGGCGGCTCTGCTTCTTTCTTTGCAGATTTCTTCTGCGCCACGATCTCCGGATCGACGATGACGCGGAATGTGTACCCGGAACCGAACGCCTGCTGCACGACATCGCCGAAGAGTGCGCCCAGACGCGATTCGATATACTGCTTCTGGAAGGTCTCCTGCACAGCAAGCACGAGCTCATTCTGCTCCAGAGAAACGGGAACCGCGGGGAGAATCCACTTTTTCACGGTGTCTTCGTGGAAGATTCCATCGGTCTTTTCGAGTACTTTTTGCCAGAGACTCTCAATGGAGGTGGTCTTTTCTTCGGACATACGTCTGCGTCCCTTCAAAAAAATTTTGTCTTATGCATATAATATTATCCACAGGGTTATTCACAGTTGTGGACAACTATGTCAATGGAATGGATGCAATAAAATGCGCAGAGATGAAATAAATAGAATATTTTTTCACAAGTTTTTCCACAATACATCGAGAATATTTTAGCAAAAAACAGAGGACTTATCAACAGGTGCTTTTGCCCTATCTTATGGAAAAAAACATGCAAATGCCGCAGTGCCGCTTGACAGTGCCGCTTTTTTTCGTCTATAATGACGGCTAGTTAGTGATACATACGAATCGCCGCACGGCATATGCCGCGAAGCGCGGCAGCAAAGGAGGTGACGTGAGGTGAAGAGAACATTTCAGCCCAACAATCATTGGAGAAAAAAGACACATGGATTCCGTGAGCGCATGAAGACGAAAGGCGGCCGCCTCGTACTGAAGAGAAGGCGTCAGCGCGGACGAAAGAAGCTGTCGGCATAATACCGTTGGCTGCGCAGAGGTCACCGCGGGTGACCTCTTTTTTAACGATGAACAATGAATGAGAAGAAATACACACTGCCGCGCACAAAGATGATCAAGCGGCGCAGCGACTTTCAGCATGTCTATCAAAAGGGCACCTCCGTCGCAGGGCGGCGGATGATCCTCTATGTTCTGCGCGACAGCCGCGTCGCAGGCAAGGTCGGCTTTGCCGCGGGCAAGAAACTGGGCTGTGCCGCTGTGCGCAGCCGCACGAAACGCCTCCTGCGCGAGGCATATCGCCACCTGCAGCACGAACTCCGCAAGGATGTGGGGATCCTCCTCATCGGCCGCGCGGGGCTTGCGGCGGGGAAGATGCAGGATGCGGCGATTGAACTGCGGACACTCGCGCGCCGTGCAAAGATCTTTGCGGACGCGCGTGGAGAGAGCCGCACGGGGGAGCACCGATGAAGCGGCTGCTCCTCCTTCTGGTGCGGTTCTATCGGAGCTGCATCTCGCCGCTGACCCTGCCCAGCTGCCGCTACTATCCGACCTGCTCTGCGTATGCGATGGAGGCGATTGAGCGCTACGGCGCATGGCATGGCGGATGGATGGCACTGCGGCGCATCCTGCGCTGCCATCCGTTTCACAAGGGCGGCTACGATCCCGTACCCTAGTTTAGTTATTATTTTGAATGAGACACCTGATACTTCCCTAGCAGTAGGAGGAAATACCGTTGATCGAATTTTTTAGCAACCTCTTTGAACCCATCATCCACGTTTTGCAGTTCATCCTTGGCGGCTTTTACAACGTCACAAGCGCCGCAGGACTTGTCAGCTACGGCTTTCCCATCATTCTCCTCACCATCCTCATCAAGGTTGTGACCTACCCGCTCACCGTCAAGCAGATCAAATCCATGAAGGCGATGCAGGAAATCCAGCCGAAGATGAAAAAGATCCAGGAAAAGTACAAGAACAACCCGCAGATGCTCCAGCAGAAGACGGGCGAACTCTTCCGCGAGGCGGGCGTCAACCCGCTCGCCGGCTGTCTTCCGCTCCTCGTGCAGATGCCGATCCTCATGGGCATGTACTATGCCCTCTTCAACTTCACCTTTCCGAGCGCGGAGGCGGCTGCATTCTTCTGGCTGCCGAACATGTCCGAGCCCGATCCGCTCTACATCCTGCCCGTCCTGTCGGCACTGACCACATTCCTCCAGCAGAAGATGACCTCCACCGAGATGAATGCGCAGATGAAGATCATGATGACCGTCATGCCGCTCTTCATCGGCTGGATCAGCCTCACCTTTCCGTCCGGACTCGTGCTCTACTGGGTGACGATGAACGTTGTGCAGATCGCCCAGCAGTGGTGGATGTACCGCAACGACGGACCCGTTGCAAAGGAGGCAATCTGAATGGCAGAGATCATCGAGACCACCGGCAGAACCGTCGAGGACGCGCTCTCTCTCGCCCTTGACAAACTCGGCTGCGGCAGAGCCGAGGTCACCTATGAGATCGTACAGGAGCCCTCGGGCGGCTTCCTCGGACTCTGGGGCAAGCGCGAGGCGCGCATCCGCGTCACCACGCGTCCCGTGATCCGGCCGCAGCACACGGAGATACCGATTCCCGCGCAGCCGACCGTCCTTGCAGCATCGCCTGCATCCCCTGCCTCGAGCAAGGAACAGCGTGCAGAGGACGATGGATTCGGCGTGCGTCCGAAGCGCTTTCATACCGATCTGCGCTCCTCTGCGCGCAGGAATCCGGAGCAGGCGGCACCGCGCCGGAGCGCGGAGGAGCGCCGCGAGAACAGCTATGGTGAGAGCCGCCCTCCGCGCGGCGGTTATGAGGAACAGCGCAGCCGCTGTGCAGAGCGCGAGGGGCAGGAGATTCGCCGCGAGCGGAGGGAGCCCTCCTCCTATGAGACGCGGGAGCGCCGTGAGCGCAGCGACAGCCCGCTCGTTCCGCTCACGGACGAGATGGCCGCAGCAGCGGAGAAATTTCTCGGCAAGATCTTTGCCGCGATGCATCTCACCGTTACCCTGCACCGTACGGACACGCCTGCGGGCACCATCTTCAACATTCAGGGCGACAGCCTCGGCATCCTCATCGGCAAACACGGCGCAACACTCGATGCGCTTCAATACCTCACGAATCTCGTCGTGAACAAGATCTCCGAGACGGGCTACGCGCGCATCATCCTCGATGTCGAGGACTACCGTGCGCGCCGAGAGGAGACGCTCACGCGCCTCGCGGGACATCTCGCGGACAAGGCGTGCCGCATTGGCGAGGAGATCCACCTCGAGCCCATGAGCCGCCACGAGCGCAAAATCATCCACATGGCGCTGCAGGACAACCGCCGCGTCACCACGTACAGCGCGGGCGACAACCCGCGCCGCTATGTTGTCATCGTTCCGCGCCGCCGGCGTTATGCGCGCGACTACGAGGAGAGCAGCTACGACCGCTACGATCGGTAAGGGATAGAAAAGGGGTGTTGTACGGAGCGGGGAAGGCTTCGTACAGCACCCTTCTTTCATACAATCTTGGGAATCAGGGATGATCGGGAGAGGGATACCCAACGCGGCCGCTTTCGCACAGCGAGGCGTGCGCGGGGAGATCCCCTGCCGAATTTTACAGGGAAAGGGAAAGCATGACCGAAGATACCATCAGTCAAATTGCAACGCCGCACGGTGTGGGCGGCATCGGCATCATCCGCGTGAGCGGTGCGGATGCGCTGACCGTCGCGCGTGCCGTCTTTCGCCCCGCATCGGGCGGCAGGCTCGGTGCGACTGCACCCTATCATGCGCGCTTTGGCCACATTGTCACAGCGGACGGTGCCGTCATCGACGAGTGCGTCCTGCTCCATATGCGTGCGCCGCACTCCTACACGGGCGAGGATACCGTCGAGCTCCAGTGTCACGGCGGCACAATCGTCCTGCGCGAAGCGCTGCTGCGCACGTGGGAGGCGGGGGCACGGCCCGCCGCAGCAGGCGAGTTCACGAAGCGTGCCTTCCTGAACGGACGGCTTGATCTCGCACGCGCAGAGGGGGTCATGGAGCTCATCAACGCACGGAGTGCCCGCGCTGCCCGTGCCGCACGGGAACGCATGGCGGGCGCACTCTCGCGTGAGATCACCGCGATCCGCACCCGTCTCCTCGGCGCGATTGCACGCATCGAGGCGGGCATCGACTTCCCCGAGGACGATATCCCCGCCGCGACCGCTGACGCACTCCGTGCGGATATCCACGGCGCGTCGGATGCCGTGCAGCGGCTGCTCACAGGCGCATATGCGGGACGCATTCTGCGCGAGGGAGTCAAGACCGTCATCGTCGGCCGTCCAAACGTCGGCAAATCCAGCCTCCTCAACGCCCTTCTCGGCACAGAGCGTGCCATCGTCACCGATGTGCCCGGCACGACGCGGGACATCATCGAGGAGGAGATCAGCGTTGAGGGGATTCCTCTCCGCCTCATCGACACCGCAGGACTGCGTGCGGCAGAGGACGCAGTGGAGCGGCTCGGCGTTGCACGCACCGAGCAGTACCTCGGGGATGCCGAGCTTGTGCTCGCCGTCTTTGACAGCTCCTGCGGGCTCACCGACGAGGATCATGAAATCCTCGCCCGCCTCAAAAAAATGGACGCGGACATCATCATCCTCTGCAACAAGGAGGACTGTGCCTCCGTTCTGCGCGTCACCGACTTTGACGGACTGAACGCGCCTGTCCTCATGATCTCCGCACAGGCGGGCACGGGGCTCGATGCCCTGCGCGAGACCATCGCTGCACGCGTCCGCGCCCTCGAGGGTGACCTCGGCGACGGGGCACTGCCGAACAAGGAGCGCGAGGTCGAGGCACTGCGCCGTACCGCACAGCATCTCAGTGAGGCGGAGCGCAGCCTCGAGGGGGACATGGGCACGGACTTCATCTCCATCGACCTGCGCGGCGCGTACGAAACCCTCGGCGAGATCCTTGGCGAGACCGTCGACACCGACCTCATCGACCGCATCTTCAGCGAGTTCTGCATCGGGAAATAAAAAAGCCCTAGGGCAGGCTTATTATACAAAAATCTGTTTGTCTTTTAGACCTGAAAAAACAACCGCCCGCTCTGCCAAGTGAGTGGTTGTCCAAAAACAATTCGCAGCCGAGGAAATATGCCGTCAAGGACGTTTTTACAGCAGGAAGCAAAGTCAGAATATCATAGAAAAGAGCCGCGCGAGGCGGCTCTTTTGATGTGGAAACGAAAGTGTTGTTATCCCACAATCCAGGTGACGAAGTAGAGGACGAGCGGGATGGTGACGCAGAAGATGCCGATGAAGTCGATGTAGACACCGGTCTTGATCATCTTCGTGATCGGGATGTAGCCGGACGCGTAGACAATGGCGTTCGGCGGCGTCGACACGGGCAGCATAAAGCCCAGTGAGGACGACAGTGCGATGCCGACCGCGACGTGCACGGGGCTGAAGCCCGCAGCGACCGCCGCCGTGATGCCGAGTGGGCCGATCATATTGGTTGCTGCCGTGTGGCTTGTGAGCTCGGAGAGGAGGAGCGCCATCACGCAGAAGATCGCGACGAGGGCGAACTCGGACGGGTCGCCGCCGAGCATGCCGACGATCTTGTCGCCGACCCACTGCGAGAGACCCGTCTTATACATCATGCCGCCCATCGCAAGGCCGCCGCCGAAGAGGATGAGCGTGCCCCACTCAACGCCCTGCACCGCCGACTTCCACTCAAGCGTGAACTGACGCTCCTTGAAGTTGATCGGCATGAGGAAGAGGAGCAGTGCACCGAACATCGCCGCGACCGCCTCGGGGAAGAGGAGGTTATACATCTTGAGGATCGGCGAGGTGCTGCCGAGCGTCATCGAGAGGATGCCCGGGAAGACCCAGAGGAAGACCGCGACGAGGAAGCAGACGAGCGTGTTCTTCTGTGCGCGCGTCCAGCCGCCGAGCTCCGCGACGCGGGCGCGGATGAACTCCTCCGCACCATCGATGCGTTCCACATCGGGGGGGAACATACGGATGAGGATGAAGTACGTGATGATGAAGTAGACGACCATGGCAATGACACCCCACGTCATCCACTCGAAGAAGGAGATGTGGATGTTCGCCATCTGGTCGAGGAAGCCGAGCATGATGATGTTCGGCGGGGTGCCGATTGGGGTGAGAACACCGCCGATCGAGCAGGCATATGCCGTCATGAGCATGAGACCCGTTGCGTATTTATAGTCGTGGAGATCGATCTCCTTGCCGTTTGCCGCCATCATTTCCTTGATCGCGCCGAGGAGACCGAGGGCGATCGGGAACATCATCGCGGCGGTCGCCGTGTTGCTGACCCAGCCGGAGCAGAGTGCTGCGGCAAGTCCGATCGCGAGGAAGATGCGGCGCGGATTCGAGCCGACCCACGAGCGTGCGAGCAGCCAGTAGGCGAACCGTTTGTCCAGCCCGTGATCCATCATCGCCTTTGCGAGGATGAATCCGCCCATAAAGAGGAAGATCATCGGGTTCGCAAAGGCGGCGTATGCATCCTTTGCGGAGACGACACCGGTCACAACGGCGAGCGTTGGACCGATCAGGGATGTAACGGGGATGGGAACCGGTTCGGTAATCCACCAGAGAGCGACGAGAACCATGATGGCAAGCAGTTTGTGTGATGCGACCGTCAGTCCTTCGATGGGTGTCAGGAATACCAACAGGGCAAGGATTGGTGCTCCGAACAGTCCTACCAGACGTCGAGTCCGATCAAACTTTTGTTCCGCCTCATGGATTCTTTGGGCTTCTTTGCTTTGATCAGCACTCATTTCTTCAGCCTCCTTATACTTTAAGGTAATAATTTCTTTGCCCGGTTATTATTATACGAAACTTTCAACCCTTTTGGCAACTATTTTCTTGTCGTGAGATTATCTTTTTTTTTCCGTAATTTCTGCTATAATAAACGTGTCGAATTCATACGAATATGAGGAGGATTTTCATGCAAAGCTTTACCTATCACTGCCCGACCGAGATCATCTTCGGACGGGATGCGGAGAATGCGGTCGCCGGGAAACTGCGCGCGTTCGGGGCGAGCCGCGTGCTCATCCTCTACGGCGGCGGCAGCGCGGAGCGTTCGGGGCTGCTCTCGCGAATCGAGAAAAATCTGACCTCTGAGGGACTGGCGTTCCTCGTCATGGGCGGCGTGCGTCCGAATCCGCGCGTCTCGTTCGTCCGCGAGGCAATCCGCGAGGGACTTGCTGCCGATGTCAATTTCATCCTCGCCGTCGGCGGCGGCAGTGTCATCGACTCGGCAAAGGCGGTTGCGCACGGCATCGCAAACCCGAGTGTCGATATCTGGGACATCTGGACGCACAAGGCGGAGCTCACAAAGACCATGCCCTTTGGCTCCGTCCTCACGATCCCGGCGGCGGGCAGTGAGACGAGTGACTCGGCGGTGCTGACGAACGAGGATACGGGGCAAAAGCGCGGGCTGAACTCGCAGCTGAACCGCCCCGTCGTCGCCTTTATGAACCCGGAGCTTGCCTTCAGTCTGCCGCGCGAGCAGATTGCGGCGGGCGCAGCGGACATCATGATGCACACGATGGAACGCTGGTTTACAAGCGTCAAGGAGCCGAACGTCTTCACCGACCGCGTCGCCGTCCAGCTCCTTCGGACAGTGATGGAGTCTGTGCGCCGTCTCCTCGTCAGCCGCAAGGACTACGATGCGATGAGTGAGCTGATGTGGTGCGGGAGCGTCTCGCACAGCGGCTTCACGGAGCTCGGACGGATGAAGGACTTCTCCGTGCACAAGCTCGGACATGAGTTCTCCGCGCGCTACGACGCAACGCACGCAATGACCCTCACGGCGCTCTGGGGTTCGTGGGCGCGGTACGTCTACAAATATGACGCGGCGCGCTTTGCCCAGTTTGCCGCCGAGCTCTTCGGTGTGAACGCGGGCACGGATGAGGAGCGTGCACGCGCGGGCATCCGCAAAATGGAGGAATTCTTTGCGGAGATCGGCATGCCGACGAGCCTTGCGGGGCTCGGCATCGGCACGCTCTCAAAGGGAACGATCGAGGAGATCGCGAGCGCCGCGACGAGCGGTGACACGATAACACTCGGCTGTTTCCATCCGCTCACGCGTGCGGATGTCATTGCGATCTACGAGACGGCGAATCATTGATATGAGAGGAAAAGGGTGTGCTCTGTGCGGTATCGGCACAGAGCACACCCTTTGTGGTTGGACGATGGGAAAGAGGCGGCATGGATGATGCATCGAGGAAATGGGTGTCTCCTGCGGATGGGTGTGCTGACCGTGTCCGCGATGTTTGTGCTCATGGGGGCGGCATGTGCGATGCCCGCGGGCGGCAGTCTTGCAGAGGGGAACGTTACGGTCGATGCGGGAAGCCTTGCCGCCGTGCCGAGCGGCGCAACGATCACGGCGGAGGAGAACAGCGTCATTGACTGGACACATTTTGACATCGGGGCGGCGGAGGAGCTGCATTTTGATACCTCGAAGGGGTGGATCATCAATAACGTCCGCGGGGAAGACGCGGCGGACTTCCTTGGAAAAATAACAGAAACAGGCGGCGCGGGG encodes:
- the dnaN gene encoding DNA polymerase III subunit beta, producing MNITLGRSDLISALQIVSKGLSTKPQTPILSGIYMTAKEGQLELQSTNYELGFILTIPAEIHTVGTAVLPGKYLTEFARKLPAEEVSIDTESSDGLAVIKSGTARFTLRTMEVSDFPVLHRMEGTLQFTIKDRTLARLVKKSAFACLREEQRDRRPIFTGCQLEVEGKEVTFAATNVHRLAVKSEALEEDAGQIRVIIPAKFLEEVTRTIAGDVPTDILVTCSYNQVSMSSGSIYMTSRLIEGAFPDYRRVIPQEENIKTRVTLDAAVFASAVERASLIARTDQYNIVKLAFEEGLMRISSNSPEIGEAEETIPAEVTGDDVTIAFNASYLMDAVKSLDSDSCILSLQGSNEQGVNLSPITIREEADPNYIYVVTPVRTH
- the dnaA gene encoding chromosomal replication initiator protein DnaA — translated: MSEEKTTSIESLWQKVLEKTDGIFHEDTVKKWILPAVPVSLEQNELVLAVQETFQKQYIESRLGALFGDVVQQAFGSGYTFRVIVDPEIVAQKKSAKKEAEPPAENSAAEDAPAEYPAVEEQSASPTQGSLPLTSAGDTNAAAPDDATTLNPKYTFDAFVMGRSNQFSYSMAKAVADAPGKSAHNPLFIYGGVGLGKTHLMHAVGHKILADHPEKRVLYIASTDFTNEFIRSIREKSMDAFREKYYSIDVLLIDDIQFFTGQEQTQTEFFQTFNRLRDNGRQIILTSDRQPQDVKGLEDRLISRFAGGVVVDIQPPEFETRVAILQKKAHSEEVDIPEDVVAYIASRVDSNIRELEGALMRLIKYASMMRMPIDETTCVAALGNYLRGEKGRRITMEMIERIVCTHFKVTSEDIRSTKRSNDIAYPRQIAMFLCHELTDVSWPTIGGFFNRDHSTVIHAHKKIQNLTDTDGATKALIESLTIQVKGI
- the rpmH gene encoding 50S ribosomal protein L34, whose protein sequence is MKRTFQPNNHWRKKTHGFRERMKTKGGRLVLKRRRQRGRKKLSA
- the rnpA gene encoding ribonuclease P protein component — its product is MNEKKYTLPRTKMIKRRSDFQHVYQKGTSVAGRRMILYVLRDSRVAGKVGFAAGKKLGCAAVRSRTKRLLREAYRHLQHELRKDVGILLIGRAGLAAGKMQDAAIELRTLARRAKIFADARGESRTGEHR
- the yidD gene encoding membrane protein insertion efficiency factor YidD, whose translation is MKRLLLLLVRFYRSCISPLTLPSCRYYPTCSAYAMEAIERYGAWHGGWMALRRILRCHPFHKGGYDPVP
- a CDS encoding YidC/Oxa1 family membrane protein insertase; this translates as MIEFFSNLFEPIIHVLQFILGGFYNVTSAAGLVSYGFPIILLTILIKVVTYPLTVKQIKSMKAMQEIQPKMKKIQEKYKNNPQMLQQKTGELFREAGVNPLAGCLPLLVQMPILMGMYYALFNFTFPSAEAAAFFWLPNMSEPDPLYILPVLSALTTFLQQKMTSTEMNAQMKIMMTVMPLFIGWISLTFPSGLVLYWVTMNVVQIAQQWWMYRNDGPVAKEAI
- the jag gene encoding RNA-binding cell elongation regulator Jag/EloR, with protein sequence MAEIIETTGRTVEDALSLALDKLGCGRAEVTYEIVQEPSGGFLGLWGKREARIRVTTRPVIRPQHTEIPIPAQPTVLAASPASPASSKEQRAEDDGFGVRPKRFHTDLRSSARRNPEQAAPRRSAEERRENSYGESRPPRGGYEEQRSRCAEREGQEIRRERREPSSYETRERRERSDSPLVPLTDEMAAAAEKFLGKIFAAMHLTVTLHRTDTPAGTIFNIQGDSLGILIGKHGATLDALQYLTNLVVNKISETGYARIILDVEDYRARREETLTRLAGHLADKACRIGEEIHLEPMSRHERKIIHMALQDNRRVTTYSAGDNPRRYVVIVPRRRRYARDYEESSYDRYDR
- the mnmE gene encoding tRNA uridine-5-carboxymethylaminomethyl(34) synthesis GTPase MnmE, with translation MTEDTISQIATPHGVGGIGIIRVSGADALTVARAVFRPASGGRLGATAPYHARFGHIVTADGAVIDECVLLHMRAPHSYTGEDTVELQCHGGTIVLREALLRTWEAGARPAAAGEFTKRAFLNGRLDLARAEGVMELINARSARAARAARERMAGALSREITAIRTRLLGAIARIEAGIDFPEDDIPAATADALRADIHGASDAVQRLLTGAYAGRILREGVKTVIVGRPNVGKSSLLNALLGTERAIVTDVPGTTRDIIEEEISVEGIPLRLIDTAGLRAAEDAVERLGVARTEQYLGDAELVLAVFDSSCGLTDEDHEILARLKKMDADIIILCNKEDCASVLRVTDFDGLNAPVLMISAQAGTGLDALRETIAARVRALEGDLGDGALPNKEREVEALRRTAQHLSEAERSLEGDMGTDFISIDLRGAYETLGEILGETVDTDLIDRIFSEFCIGK
- a CDS encoding SLC13 family permease, which gives rise to MSADQSKEAQRIHEAEQKFDRTRRLVGLFGAPILALLVFLTPIEGLTVASHKLLAIMVLVALWWITEPVPIPVTSLIGPTLAVVTGVVSAKDAYAAFANPMIFLFMGGFILAKAMMDHGLDKRFAYWLLARSWVGSNPRRIFLAIGLAAALCSGWVSNTATAAMMFPIALGLLGAIKEMMAANGKEIDLHDYKYATGLMLMTAYACSIGGVLTPIGTPPNIIMLGFLDQMANIHISFFEWMTWGVIAMVVYFIITYFILIRMFPPDVERIDGAEEFIRARVAELGGWTRAQKNTLVCFLVAVFLWVFPGILSMTLGSTSPILKMYNLLFPEAVAAMFGALLLFLMPINFKERQFTLEWKSAVQGVEWGTLILFGGGLAMGGMMYKTGLSQWVGDKIVGMLGGDPSEFALVAIFCVMALLLSELTSHTAATNMIGPLGITAAVAAGFSPVHVAVGIALSSSLGFMLPVSTPPNAIVYASGYIPITKMIKTGVYIDFIGIFCVTIPLVLYFVTWIVG
- a CDS encoding iron-containing alcohol dehydrogenase encodes the protein MQSFTYHCPTEIIFGRDAENAVAGKLRAFGASRVLILYGGGSAERSGLLSRIEKNLTSEGLAFLVMGGVRPNPRVSFVREAIREGLAADVNFILAVGGGSVIDSAKAVAHGIANPSVDIWDIWTHKAELTKTMPFGSVLTIPAAGSETSDSAVLTNEDTGQKRGLNSQLNRPVVAFMNPELAFSLPREQIAAGAADIMMHTMERWFTSVKEPNVFTDRVAVQLLRTVMESVRRLLVSRKDYDAMSELMWCGSVSHSGFTELGRMKDFSVHKLGHEFSARYDATHAMTLTALWGSWARYVYKYDAARFAQFAAELFGVNAGTDEERARAGIRKMEEFFAEIGMPTSLAGLGIGTLSKGTIEEIASAATSGDTITLGCFHPLTRADVIAIYETANH